One genomic segment of Pandoraea thiooxydans includes these proteins:
- a CDS encoding LysR family transcriptional regulator has product MTENEPNWTFYRTLLGVFRAGSLSGAARSLGLTQPTVGRHLDALEQALGFALFVRTQQGLSPTEAALALRPYAEALESTSAALLRAASGQGEGGGVRGTVRITASEVISAEVLPSILTALHDRHSDLSIELAPSNRLEDLLRREADIAVRMQRPSQEALVARHIGPIELGLYGHRRYLARHGTPTGVAALGAHALIGYDKETPFLRGMRARLPALKDVRFALRTDSDLSALAALRAGFGLGFCQVGLARGNADLIRLFPKQIAPRLDVWLAMHEDLRDSPGCRATFAALAEGLTSYVTSGRG; this is encoded by the coding sequence ATGACAGAAAATGAACCGAACTGGACCTTTTACCGCACGCTGCTCGGGGTTTTCCGCGCCGGATCGCTTTCCGGCGCGGCCCGCTCGCTGGGCTTGACGCAGCCCACCGTCGGGCGCCATCTGGATGCGCTCGAGCAGGCGCTGGGCTTTGCGCTATTCGTGCGTACCCAGCAGGGCTTAAGTCCGACCGAGGCGGCGCTCGCGCTGCGGCCCTATGCCGAGGCGCTCGAATCGACCAGTGCCGCGTTGTTGCGCGCCGCCTCCGGCCAGGGCGAGGGCGGCGGCGTGCGCGGCACGGTGCGCATTACGGCCAGCGAGGTGATCAGTGCCGAGGTGCTGCCGTCGATCCTGACGGCGTTGCACGACCGGCATTCCGATCTGTCGATCGAGCTGGCGCCGTCGAACCGTCTCGAGGACCTGCTGCGACGCGAGGCCGATATCGCAGTGCGGATGCAGCGGCCAAGCCAGGAAGCATTGGTGGCCCGGCACATCGGGCCGATCGAGCTGGGTTTGTATGGGCATCGACGCTATCTGGCGCGGCACGGCACGCCCACCGGTGTCGCGGCGCTGGGCGCGCATGCATTGATTGGCTACGATAAAGAGACGCCGTTCCTGCGCGGGATGAGGGCACGCTTGCCGGCCCTCAAGGATGTCCGTTTCGCGCTGCGCACCGACAGTGACCTGAGCGCGCTGGCGGCGTTGCGCGCCGGTTTTGGTCTCGGCTTTTGCCAGGTCGGGCTGGCACGCGGCAATGCCGACCTGATCCGCCTGTTCCCGAAACAGATCGCGCCGCGGCTCGACGTCTGGCTGGCGATGCACGAGGATCTGCGCGACAGTCCGGGCTGCCGCGCCACGTTCGCGGCGCTCGCCGAGGGCCTCACGAGCTACGTGACGAGCGGCCGGGGCTGA
- a CDS encoding bifunctional helix-turn-helix transcriptional regulator/GNAT family N-acetyltransferase produces the protein MSVSSDDRLKERAETVRHFNRFYTRQIGVLHEHLLESEFSLTEVRILYELAHRPGLTSADLCRELGLNAGYLSRVISGFEKRGLLEKTRSEADARVAQLQLTDAGRSTFEPLNLASRHEVMTMLGRLSLPEQQQLIDAMRQIETLLGEREPSYILRDPRPGDMGWIVHRHGALYAQEYGWNAEFEALVAEIVAQFVREFDARAEHCWVAEKDGQVVGSVFVVRQDEHTAKLRLLYVEPSARGLGIGKRLVEQCLDFARLAGYRKMVLWTNSVLSEARHIYEKAGFAMVEAQPHHSFGKDLVGEIWAREL, from the coding sequence ATGTCTGTGTCATCCGACGATCGACTCAAGGAGCGGGCCGAAACCGTCCGCCATTTCAATCGTTTCTACACGCGCCAGATCGGTGTTCTCCACGAGCATTTGCTCGAGAGTGAGTTCTCGCTCACCGAGGTGCGTATCTTGTACGAGCTGGCCCATCGGCCGGGGCTGACCAGCGCCGACCTGTGCCGTGAGCTCGGTCTGAACGCCGGCTATCTGAGCCGGGTCATCAGCGGCTTCGAGAAGCGCGGTCTGCTCGAGAAGACACGTTCGGAGGCCGACGCTCGCGTTGCGCAATTGCAACTCACCGATGCCGGGCGGTCCACCTTCGAGCCGCTGAATCTGGCCTCGCGCCATGAGGTGATGACCATGCTCGGGCGCCTGTCGCTGCCGGAGCAACAGCAACTGATCGACGCGATGCGGCAAATCGAGACCTTGCTCGGCGAACGCGAGCCGAGCTACATATTGCGCGATCCGCGCCCCGGCGACATGGGCTGGATCGTTCACCGGCACGGTGCTCTGTACGCGCAGGAATATGGCTGGAATGCGGAGTTCGAGGCGCTGGTGGCGGAGATCGTCGCGCAATTCGTGCGCGAGTTCGACGCGCGCGCCGAGCACTGCTGGGTCGCCGAGAAGGATGGCCAGGTGGTCGGCTCGGTGTTCGTGGTCCGGCAGGACGAGCACACCGCCAAGTTGCGCCTGCTCTACGTTGAACCGAGCGCTCGCGGGCTGGGCATCGGCAAGCGGCTGGTGGAACAATGCCTGGATTTTGCCAGGCTTGCCGGTTATCGCAAGATGGTGCTGTGGACCAACAGCGTGCTCAGCGAAGCGCGCCATATCTACGAAAAGGCCGGTTTCGCCATGGTCGAAGCGCAGCCGCATCATAGTTTCGGCAAGGATCTGGTTGGCGAAATCTGGGCGCGCGAGCTGTGA
- a CDS encoding DMT family transporter: MNDTSSATAAAALTGMLVGAAMVATRTVAHDVAPVTLAFLRYLIGLGILALPVLHASRSRRRVQFAAKDIGAIAGLGVLQFALLIVLLNYALQTLPAATCALIFSTMPLVTMCLAIALGHEIFSLGRAIGLLLAMSGVALLLGFPAPHFGADSPGSASHWVALAALVGATVTGAACSLLYRPYLQRYAALPTSALAMLAAVLFLLALCVATGQSLLPPLTAFQWGNVGFIGLSSGIGYFCWLWALGKLDASRVVAFQALGPVTAAAIQLVLARQWPSWSLCLSIALVATGLNIALRERRARRAAPGLG; the protein is encoded by the coding sequence GTGAACGACACCTCTTCGGCCACCGCAGCGGCCGCTCTCACGGGGATGCTGGTGGGGGCGGCGATGGTCGCCACGCGCACCGTGGCGCACGATGTCGCGCCGGTCACACTGGCGTTTCTGCGGTATCTGATCGGGCTGGGCATACTGGCGTTGCCGGTGCTTCATGCGAGCCGATCGCGGCGCAGAGTTCAGTTTGCTGCGAAAGATATCGGGGCGATTGCCGGACTCGGCGTGCTGCAGTTCGCCCTGCTGATCGTACTGCTCAACTATGCGCTGCAGACCTTGCCCGCCGCCACGTGCGCGTTGATCTTCTCGACCATGCCGCTGGTGACGATGTGCTTGGCGATCGCGCTGGGCCACGAGATTTTCAGCCTGGGGCGGGCGATCGGCTTGCTGTTGGCGATGTCGGGGGTGGCACTGCTGCTCGGTTTCCCCGCGCCGCATTTCGGTGCTGACAGCCCTGGCAGCGCGAGCCATTGGGTCGCGCTTGCCGCCCTGGTGGGAGCCACCGTGACGGGCGCGGCCTGCAGCCTGCTTTACCGGCCGTACCTGCAACGCTACGCGGCCTTGCCGACCAGTGCATTGGCGATGCTCGCCGCCGTGCTGTTCCTGCTGGCTTTATGTGTGGCCACAGGACAATCGCTATTGCCGCCGCTCACGGCTTTTCAATGGGGCAACGTCGGTTTCATCGGCCTGTCGAGCGGTATTGGCTACTTTTGCTGGCTGTGGGCGCTGGGCAAGCTCGATGCCAGCCGCGTGGTCGCATTTCAGGCGCTGGGGCCCGTTACTGCCGCGGCTATCCAGCTCGTGCTGGCCCGCCAGTGGCCATCATGGTCGTTGTGCCTGTCGATCGCGCTGGTGGCGACCGGCCTGAACATTGCCCTGCGCGAGCGGCGCGCGCGCCGCGCGGCGCCGGGCCTGGGGTAG
- the arfB gene encoding alternative ribosome rescue aminoacyl-tRNA hydrolase ArfB, translating to MLTPITIPAHEIEITAIRAQGAGGQNVNKVSSAVHLRFDIRASSLPEPIKDRLLRLSDQRITRDGVVIIKAQQHRSQELNRQDAVRRLHELVQEVATPPRRRRPTRPTLGSKIRRLEGKRQRGQVKALRGKIAD from the coding sequence ATGTTGACACCCATTACGATTCCCGCCCACGAAATCGAGATCACCGCAATCCGCGCGCAAGGCGCGGGGGGCCAAAATGTGAACAAGGTCTCGAGCGCCGTGCACCTGCGCTTCGATATTCGCGCCTCGTCGCTGCCCGAGCCGATCAAGGATCGGCTCCTGCGGCTCTCGGACCAGCGCATTACCCGCGACGGCGTGGTGATCATCAAGGCGCAACAGCATCGCAGCCAGGAGTTGAACCGCCAGGACGCGGTGCGGCGCCTGCACGAGCTGGTGCAGGAAGTGGCGACGCCGCCGCGCCGGCGCCGACCTACACGCCCCACGCTCGGCTCGAAAATCCGCCGGCTCGAGGGCAAGCGCCAGCGCGGCCAGGTCAAAGCGCTGCGCGGGAAAATAGCCGACTAG
- a CDS encoding NAD-dependent epimerase/dehydratase family protein encodes MTQQRIALVLGATGGIGGEVARALAARGWQVRALHRRPDALARRDARFEWRQGDAMRRADVLAAAEGAALIVHAVNPPGYRDWDKLVLPMIDNSIAAARASGARIVLPGTVYNFGPDAFPILSETSPQRPRTRKGAIRAELEQRLRVAAADGVRALVVRAGDFFGPGAASNWFAGGLVKPGKPLRAVTYPGQAGIGHQWAYVPDVAETMLRLIEQDARLPAFAVYHMRGHWDADGKTMIDAVRRASGRADLRVRAFAWWLLPLLAPFSTLLREVREMRYLWQQPLRMDNAALVQMLGEEPHTDWDDAVSSTLKSLHCLQQA; translated from the coding sequence ATGACGCAGCAACGAATCGCATTGGTACTGGGCGCCACCGGCGGCATCGGCGGCGAGGTGGCTCGCGCGCTGGCGGCGCGGGGCTGGCAGGTGCGGGCCCTGCACCGCCGGCCCGATGCGCTGGCGCGGCGTGATGCGCGCTTCGAGTGGCGGCAAGGCGACGCCATGCGGCGCGCCGACGTCTTGGCCGCCGCCGAGGGCGCGGCGCTGATCGTGCATGCGGTCAATCCGCCCGGCTACCGCGATTGGGACAAGCTGGTCCTGCCGATGATCGACAACAGCATCGCCGCGGCCCGCGCCAGCGGAGCGCGCATCGTGCTGCCGGGCACCGTCTACAACTTCGGCCCGGACGCTTTTCCCATTCTGTCGGAGACCTCGCCGCAGCGACCGCGCACCCGCAAGGGGGCGATCCGCGCCGAACTCGAGCAGCGCCTGCGCGTCGCCGCGGCCGACGGCGTGCGGGCCCTGGTGGTACGCGCCGGCGATTTTTTCGGTCCGGGCGCGGCCAGCAACTGGTTTGCCGGCGGCCTCGTCAAGCCCGGCAAGCCGCTGCGCGCCGTGACCTACCCCGGCCAGGCGGGCATCGGTCACCAATGGGCCTATGTGCCGGACGTGGCCGAAACCATGCTCCGGCTGATCGAGCAGGACGCGCGCCTGCCCGCTTTCGCGGTCTATCACATGCGCGGCCACTGGGACGCCGACGGCAAGACCATGATCGACGCGGTGCGCCGCGCATCCGGCCGGGCCGATCTAAGGGTGCGCGCCTTTGCATGGTGGCTGTTACCGCTGCTGGCGCCATTCTCGACGCTGCTGCGCGAAGTACGCGAGATGCGCTACCTGTGGCAACAGCCACTGCGCATGGACAATGCGGCGCTCGTGCAAATGCTGGGCGAAGAGCCGCATACCGATTGGGACGACGCCGTGTCCAGCACACTGAAATCCCTGCATTGCCTGCAGCAGGCCTGA
- a CDS encoding recombination-associated protein RdgC: MWFKNLQIHRLPAPWSVTSEQLEQWLAPHAFEPGGSVAMQSQGWASPRDNGELVYARNRQMLLTFRAEKKLLPASVINQVTKARAQELEEQQGFKPGRKQMRELKEQVTDELLPRAFSIRRDTRVWIDTANGWLVIDAASQAVADDVRSLLIKSVDQLPLANVSVAQSPVAAMTNWLLGGEVPGNFTIDQDAELRASGDGNATVRYVGQTLDDAEVRRHIEAGKQCVRLALTWADRISFVLTPSLTIKRVAPLDVIKEAEDPTAQNDDERFDADVALMTGELDRLLAELLDVLGGEQQGAAPQALAA, encoded by the coding sequence ATGTGGTTCAAAAATCTCCAGATTCATCGTTTGCCAGCCCCGTGGAGCGTCACGTCCGAGCAGTTGGAACAGTGGCTGGCACCGCATGCCTTCGAGCCCGGCGGCAGTGTCGCGATGCAAAGCCAGGGCTGGGCCTCGCCGCGCGATAACGGCGAACTCGTGTACGCCCGCAACCGGCAGATGCTGCTGACCTTTCGTGCGGAAAAGAAGCTTTTGCCGGCCTCCGTCATCAACCAGGTGACCAAGGCGCGCGCGCAGGAGCTCGAAGAGCAGCAGGGCTTCAAGCCCGGGCGCAAGCAAATGCGCGAACTCAAGGAGCAGGTCACGGATGAACTGCTGCCGCGCGCCTTCAGCATCCGGCGCGACACGCGCGTCTGGATCGACACGGCCAACGGCTGGCTGGTCATCGATGCCGCCTCGCAAGCGGTGGCCGATGACGTGCGCAGCCTGCTGATCAAGTCAGTCGATCAACTGCCGCTGGCCAACGTGAGCGTGGCGCAGTCGCCGGTCGCGGCCATGACCAACTGGCTGCTGGGCGGCGAGGTACCGGGCAATTTCACCATCGACCAGGATGCCGAGCTGCGCGCCAGCGGCGACGGCAACGCGACAGTGCGCTATGTGGGTCAAACGCTCGACGATGCCGAAGTGCGGCGGCATATCGAGGCGGGCAAGCAGTGCGTGCGGCTGGCACTGACCTGGGCCGACCGCATCTCGTTCGTGCTGACGCCGTCGCTGACCATCAAACGCGTCGCGCCGCTCGACGTGATCAAGGAAGCCGAGGACCCGACCGCGCAAAACGACGACGAGCGTTTCGATGCCGACGTCGCGCTCATGACGGGCGAACTCGATCGCCTGTTGGCAGAGCTGCTCGACGTGCTCGGCGGCGAGCAGCAGGGCGCGGCGCCCCAGGCGCTGGCCGCCTGA
- a CDS encoding aldo/keto reductase, producing MQYRKFGGTGLTVSRLCLGTMTFGLQTEEAASHAILDKAADAGVNFIDTADVYPLGGTEQLAGRTEEIVGKWLKGKRERFILATKAVGKVGPSLWDQGASRKHLLDAIDVSLRRLGTDYVDLYQLHADDAQTPLDETLEALDTIVRQGKARYIGVSNFLAYRLARALGRADVLRVARFVSVQPRYNLLFRQIERELLPLAQEEQLAVIPYNPLAGGLLTGKHRHDVTPTEGRFTATVGKAGEMYTQRYWHEREFHTIEKLKEIAAQTGKPLTQTALAWVLANPTVTSAIIGASRAEQLTDTLGAADLTLDADLKAKLDEVSMEYRWGDAAR from the coding sequence ATGCAATATCGTAAATTCGGCGGCACCGGTCTGACCGTGTCGCGCCTGTGCCTCGGCACGATGACATTTGGTCTGCAGACCGAAGAAGCCGCTTCGCACGCGATTCTCGACAAGGCCGCCGATGCCGGCGTCAATTTCATCGACACCGCCGACGTCTATCCGCTCGGCGGCACCGAGCAGCTCGCCGGGCGCACCGAGGAAATCGTCGGCAAATGGCTCAAGGGCAAGCGCGAGCGCTTCATTCTCGCGACCAAGGCGGTCGGCAAGGTCGGCCCCTCGCTGTGGGACCAAGGGGCCTCGCGCAAGCACCTGCTCGATGCGATCGATGTTTCGCTGCGCCGGCTCGGCACCGACTATGTCGATCTGTATCAACTGCATGCCGACGATGCGCAGACGCCGCTCGACGAGACGCTCGAAGCGCTCGACACGATCGTGCGGCAAGGCAAGGCGCGCTATATCGGCGTATCGAATTTTCTCGCCTATCGGCTGGCGCGCGCGCTGGGCCGCGCCGACGTATTGCGCGTGGCGCGCTTCGTATCCGTGCAGCCGCGCTACAACCTGCTGTTTCGCCAGATCGAGCGCGAACTGCTGCCGCTCGCGCAGGAGGAGCAGCTTGCCGTGATTCCGTACAACCCGCTCGCTGGCGGTCTTCTCACCGGCAAGCACCGGCACGACGTGACGCCGACCGAAGGGCGCTTCACGGCGACCGTCGGCAAGGCCGGCGAAATGTACACGCAGCGCTACTGGCACGAACGCGAGTTCCACACTATCGAAAAGCTCAAGGAGATTGCCGCGCAAACGGGCAAGCCGCTGACTCAGACCGCGCTGGCCTGGGTGCTGGCCAACCCGACGGTTACCTCGGCGATCATCGGCGCGAGCCGCGCCGAACAATTGACCGACACGCTGGGCGCGGCGGACCTGACGCTCGACGCCGATCTGAAGGCGAAGCTCGATGAAGTATCGATGGAATATCGCTGGGGCGACGCGGCGCGCTAG